The following coding sequences lie in one Apium graveolens cultivar Ventura chromosome 1, ASM990537v1, whole genome shotgun sequence genomic window:
- the LOC141714155 gene encoding zinc finger BED domain-containing protein RICESLEEPER 2-like: protein MCKTGAYHMGLQASGSHDTVMGNDPTDKSAENLIIVDADGDVNIDAVVDIKKRGRKNQRFISQLIMEWNLDKKLFSMVVDNASSNDSMARHLKSWLSDRVPRGGDFFHVLMDVQHMWDSTYDMLDVALNYEEEFKSLEGMDKNYKFNSSKKEWKVARLVHDYICDIKIQLMELETSPEEFLQLMADPMSIKFSKYWDECSWCLAIAVVLDPGYKMDIIEYYYNRLYESVIGDIGAGHLMYSSCVTHSITIRGNKLSDFKKWKERERLIGSRHVPKSEFDQYLEEETHLMADKFNILTWCAVNGSRFPTISKITRDVLVIPATTVTSESSFSIGGRVIDESRSCLLLDVVEALITTSDRILSTRNLTLKMYSNEREETSAKIPSVM, encoded by the exons ATGTGTAAAACAGGGGCATATCACATGGGGTTGCAG GCTAGTGGAAGTCATGATACTGTTATGGGTAACGATCCAACTGATAAAAGTGCTGAAAATCTGATTATAGTGGATGCGGATGGTGATGTAAATATAGACGCGGTGGTGGATATTAAAAAAAGAGGAAGAAAAAATCAAAG ATTTATCTCGCAATTAATCATGGAGTGGAATTTAGATAAGAAATTATTTTCTATGGTTGTTGACAATGCATCTTCAAATGATAGTATGGCTAGGCATTTGAAATCTTGGCTTTCTGATAGAGTTCCGCGTGGTGGTGACTTCTTTCAT GTTCTGATGGATGTCCAACATATGTGGGATTCTACATATGATATGCTTGATGTTGCTTTGAATTATGAAGAAGAATTTAAGAGTTTAGAGGGCATGGATAAGAACTATAAGTTTAATTCCTCAAAAAAAGAGTGGAAAGTTGCTCGTTTAGTGCATGatt ATATATGTGACATCAAAATACAACTGATGGAGTTGGAAACCAGCCCAGAAGAGTTTCTTCAGTTGATGGCAGACCCAATGAGCATAAAATTTTCAAAGTATTGGGACGAATGTAGTTGGTGTTTAGCTATTGCCGTTGTTCTTGATCCTGGATACAAGATggatattattgaatattattataACAGGTTGTACG AAAGCGTAATTGGTGATATTGGGGCTGGTCATCTTATGTATAGTAGTTGTGTAACACACTCTATTACTATAAGAGGTAATAAATTAAGTGACTTCAAAAAGTGGAAAGAAAGAGAACGGTTGATTGGTTCTCGACATGTTCCCAAATCAGAATTTGATCAGTACCTAGAAGAGGAAACCCATCTAATGGCTGACAAATTTAATATATTGACATGGTGTGCAGTCAATGGTTCAAGGTTTCCGACGATAAGTAAGATTACAAGAGATGTTCTAGTTATACCAGCGACAACAGTTACGTCCGAATCATCTTTTAGCATAGGTGGCAGAGTAATTGATGAAAGTCGTTCTTGTTTACTTCTGGATGTAGTGGAAGCACTGATCACTACATCCGACCGAATCCTGTCAACAAGAA ATTTAACATTAAAAATGTACTCGAATGAAAGAGAAGAAACAAGTGCAAAAATTCCTTCTGTTATGTGA
- the LOC141674349 gene encoding zinc finger BED domain-containing protein RICESLEEPER 2-like, whose product MEDEAVLVDSSRLKSVVWKDFDRIRFGETCVAVCKHCQKKLSGSSTSGTSHLRNHLVRCRRRLNHDVVPLVATKGKKKEATVAIASVPFDQEQQTGEVANLVQPKCEYAHSNYGTGHLVNGNFDHKRSRFDLARMIILHGYPLQMVEDVGFKIFVRNLQPLFELVTFDGVEGDCMQIYHKEKQKVSDLLDKLPGKISLSADMWTGKGDAKYLCLTAHCIDDEWQLRKKILNFLLVDPSHTEDMLSDVIMMSLMEWDIDRKLFSMTFDSCPTYDNIVCKIRDQLRLSQNNFLICDGQLFEVRCAANLIMHMAQDALAAITEVTDKIRESIRHVKSSQGTQDKFNEMAQLVGINSQKCLFLDNPLQWNSTYFMLDMALELKDAFSLLPEHDPVYTTCPSYEEWDRASTIASYLKLLIEVSNVFTGSKHVTANIYFPEICEIHLQLIGWCHKSDEFISSLGMKMKTKFDDYWKKCSLALAIAAILDPRFKMKLIEYYYPQIYGNSAPECIDIVSNCMKALYNGHLASDGQVGDGSGNDSRDRLIGFDRFLHETSQGPNIKSDLDKYLEEPLFPRNIEFNILNWWKVHTPRYPILSTMALNILGIPMSKVTSDSAFDVGDRVLDPYWSLLRSNTVQALMCAQDWLQNESEDAKTSANVTPLAICYDTS is encoded by the exons ATGGAGGATGAGGCTGTCCTTGTTGATTCTAGTAGGTTGAAATCTGTTGTGTGGAAAGATTTTGATAGGATTAGATTTGGTGAAACCTGTGTTGCCGTTTGTAAGCATTGCCAGAAGAAACTTAGTGGTTCAAGCACCAGTGGAACGTCACATCTGAGAAATCATTTAGTCAGATGTCGAAGAAGATTAAATCATGACGTAGTACCATTGGTTGCAACAAAGGGTAAGAAGAAAGAAGCAACAGTTGCTATTGCATCAGTTCCTTTTGATCAAGAGCAACAAACAGGTGAAGTGGCCAATCTTGTGCAGCCTAAATGTGAGTATGCTCATTCAAATTATGGAACTGGTCACTTGGTTAACGGCAACTTTGATCATAAGCGTAGTCGTTTCGATCTTGCTCGCATGATTATACTTCATGGTTATCCTTTGCAAATGGTTGAGGATGTTGGCTTTAAAATATTTGTTAGAAATCTTCAGCCTTTATTTGAGCTTGTTACGTTTGATGGAGTTGAGGGTGATTGTATGCAAATCTACCATAAAGAGAAACAGAAGGTGTCAGACTTGTTAGATAAACTGCCTGGCAAGATTAGTCTGAGTGCTGATATGTGGACTGGCAAGGGAGATGCCAAGTACTTGTGTTTGACAGCACACTGTATTGATGATGAATGGCAGCTCAGAAAgaagattttaaattttttattggTTGATCCTTCTCATACTGAAGACATGCTTTCGGATGTGATCATGATGAGTCTGATGGAATGGGATATTGATCGGAAATTGTTTTCAATGACATTTGATAGTTGTCCAACCTATGACAACATAGTATGTAAGATTAGAGACCAGCTTCGGCTCTCCCAGAACAATTTTCTTATATGCGATGGTCAACTATTTGAAGTACGCTGTGCAGCTAATTTAATCATGCACATGGCTCAGGATGCACTAGCAGCTATAACTGAGGTAACAGATAAAATTCGTGAAAGTATTCGACATGTTAAAAGTTCACAGGGAACTCAAGACAAGTTTAATGAGATGGCTCAACTAGTTGGAATTAATAGCCAAAAGTGCTTATTTCTTGATAATCCACTGCAGTGGAATTCCACATATTTCATGCTTGATATGGCTTTAGAGTTGAAGGATGCATTTTCTCTGTTGCCAGAACATGACCCTGTCTACACCACTTGCCCTTCTTATGAAGAGTGGGACAGAGCTAGTACTATTGCTAGTTACTTGAAGCTCCTCATTGAAGTTTCTAATGTTTTTACTGGAAGCAAACACGTAACTGCAAATATATATTTCCCTGAAATTTGTGAAATTCATTTGCAGTTGATTGGCTGGTGTCATAAATCAGATGAATTTATTAGTTCTTTAGGAATGAAGATGAAAACTAAATTTGATGATTATTGGAAAAAATGCAGCCTGGCATTGGCAATTGCCGCTATCTTAGATCCTAGATTTAAGATGAAACTAATAGAATATTACTATCCTCAAATTTATGGCAACAGTGCTCCAGAGTGTATCGATATCGTTTCCAATTGCATGAAGGCACTTTACAATGGACACTTAGCTTCTGATGGTCAGGTAGGGGATGGTTCCGGTAATGATTCTAGAGATAGGCTGATTGGTTTTGACAGGTTCCTCCATGAGACCTCACAAGGGCCGAACATAAAATCTGACTTGGACAAGTACTTGGAAGAGCCTTTATTTCCGCGTAATATAGAATTTAACATATTAAATTGGTGGAAAGTTCACACTCCGAGGTATCCCATTCTCTCTACAATGGCGCTCAACATTTTGGGTATTCCTATGTCAAAAGTTACATCAGACTCTGCCTTTGATGTTGGCGATCGAGTCCTTGATCCATATTGGAGTTTGTTGAGGTCTAACACTGTGCAAGCCTTGATGTGTGCACAGGATTGGCTGCAGAATGAGTCAGAAG ATGCTAAAACTTCGGCAAATGTAACTCCTTTAGCCATATGCTATGATACAAGCTAG